The Hymenobacter baengnokdamensis genome includes a region encoding these proteins:
- a CDS encoding cyclic nucleotide-binding domain-containing protein, with amino-acid sequence MKRPENPVFSQLSAHFQRLDRAAHFTSGAWRLYYHLLHCFHEAEWPTTLRLKQRHLASAFDVTDSTLAAARKELQARGLLRWKRSNLGNPASWELVLPDTPIRRPRDPDKRPAQRVCSP; translated from the coding sequence ATGAAACGTCCTGAAAACCCTGTCTTTAGCCAGCTCAGCGCCCACTTCCAACGGCTCGACCGCGCCGCCCACTTCACCAGTGGGGCCTGGCGCCTGTACTACCACCTGCTCCACTGCTTTCACGAAGCCGAATGGCCCACCACCCTACGGCTCAAGCAGCGGCACCTGGCCAGCGCCTTCGACGTGACTGATAGCACCCTGGCCGCCGCCCGCAAAGAACTGCAAGCCCGCGGCTTGCTTCGGTGGAAGCGCAGCAACCTGGGCAACCCCGCTAGCTGGGAGCTGGTGCTGCCTGATACGCCTATTCGCCGGCCCCGCGACCCGGATAAGCGCCCCGCCCAACGGGTATGCAGCCCCTAG